One Actinomadura viridis genomic region harbors:
- a CDS encoding MarR family winged helix-turn-helix transcriptional regulator produces MKESPFRAASPPTGNDRTAGPPRDPGRMPGHPTTTGRSATGPGRNGLSQVLLLANRLHCERTRSLDSELRAMGLTRIDYLVLAALAAPAGEPCPLSVLSRRVAAHPTTVAGTVGLLERRGLVARSPHPTDRRITLVEITPAGAERVGAADTMIEAARPELLGAVYDDHRRLLEMLGPLVRTSPAASLDGSR; encoded by the coding sequence GTGAAGGAATCCCCGTTCCGCGCAGCCTCGCCGCCCACCGGGAACGACCGGACCGCGGGGCCGCCACGGGATCCCGGCCGCATGCCGGGGCACCCCACGACCACCGGACGAAGCGCCACCGGACCGGGGCGGAACGGCCTCTCACAGGTTCTCCTGCTGGCCAACCGCCTGCATTGCGAGCGGACGAGATCGCTCGACTCCGAGCTGAGGGCCATGGGGCTCACCCGCATCGACTACCTCGTCCTGGCCGCGCTCGCCGCACCCGCCGGGGAGCCCTGCCCGCTGAGCGTGCTGAGCCGGCGGGTGGCCGCCCATCCCACGACGGTCGCCGGCACCGTCGGCCTTCTGGAGCGCCGGGGCCTGGTCGCCCGGAGCCCGCACCCGACCGACAGGCGCATCACGCTCGTGGAGATCACGCCGGCCGGTGCCGAGCGTGTCGGTGCCGCCGACACCATGATCGAAGCCGCGCGGCCAGAGCTCCTGGGAGCCGTGTACGACGACCACCGGCGGCTGCTGGAGATGCTCGGGCCGCTCGTTCGGACGTCACCCGCGGCATCACTGGACGGCTCCCGCTGA
- a CDS encoding MCE family protein yields the protein MKRLIAAALAVAAAACTGGCTVIGSGGDPFKITVYLDRATSLYEQSRVKVMGADAGSVTSIRTERGRVRVELAVDAGVPIHRDARAVVESANALGERYVELRPAWSPGRPRAASGMVIPRERTELPVEIDDALAAFARLNRSIDADRLGAAVSGGAGSLRGHGGDINDALRGTATLSRNLAAQDQRIVKLAEGLRGLAADLNHRDRRLGELIGSFSTTSRTLAEERTRLNGFVEGLAAVIRKSEVLVTEYRETLPATVADLSDIVMTLKANAGSLEQAIDALGRFADVAVQAWDRENGAVTIRLVVHGTLRAWLQPLFTAMGWGTVPCLRGEPALADCTPPPGRAPR from the coding sequence GTGAAACGCCTCATCGCCGCCGCCCTCGCGGTCGCGGCCGCCGCCTGCACCGGAGGGTGCACGGTGATCGGATCCGGCGGCGACCCCTTCAAGATCACCGTCTACCTGGACCGGGCGACCTCGCTGTACGAGCAGTCGAGGGTGAAGGTCATGGGCGCCGACGCCGGCAGCGTCACCTCCATCAGGACCGAGCGCGGCCGGGTGCGCGTCGAGCTGGCCGTCGACGCCGGCGTCCCGATCCACCGGGACGCGCGCGCCGTCGTCGAGTCGGCGAACGCGCTCGGCGAGCGGTACGTCGAGCTGCGTCCCGCCTGGAGCCCCGGCCGGCCCAGGGCGGCGTCCGGCATGGTCATCCCGCGGGAACGCACCGAGCTGCCGGTCGAGATCGACGACGCGCTCGCGGCGTTCGCCCGGCTGAACCGCTCGATCGACGCCGACCGGCTCGGCGCCGCCGTGTCCGGCGGCGCCGGCTCCCTCCGCGGGCACGGCGGCGACATCAACGACGCGCTGCGCGGCACGGCCACCCTGTCGCGGAACCTGGCCGCCCAGGACCAGCGGATCGTCAAGCTCGCCGAGGGGCTCCGCGGCCTGGCGGCCGACCTGAACCACCGCGACCGCCGGCTCGGCGAGCTCATCGGGTCGTTCTCCACCACCAGCCGGACGCTGGCCGAGGAACGCACCCGGCTGAACGGCTTCGTCGAGGGCCTGGCCGCCGTGATCCGCAAGAGCGAGGTCCTGGTCACCGAGTACCGGGAGACCCTGCCGGCCACGGTCGCCGACCTGTCCGACATCGTGATGACCCTCAAGGCCAACGCCGGCTCCCTCGAACAGGCCATCGACGCCCTCGGCCGGTTCGCCGACGTCGCCGTCCAGGCATGGGACCGCGAGAACGGCGCCGTGACCATCCGGCTCGTCGTTCACGGCACCCTCCGCGCCTGGCTCCAGCCCCTGTTCACCGCCATGGGCTGGGGCACCGTCCCGTGCCTGCGGGGCGAACCCGCCCTCGCCGACTGCACCCCACCTCCAGGAAGGGCCCCGCGATGA
- a CDS encoding MlaD family protein: MASRSFRDLNKITVGLVSSGTLIALVVAVYLVGTRGLFQDRYTVTGVFAETGGLRAGDEVRVAGIRSGEVTAVTPDYARGRVLVTWKVDGEVRLGPATRAEVKVENILGGRYLRLSGPVTTPHLADLPDARRRVPLERTGTPATVNDVLNDSTRTVTRLDSRSINRIVAELDQVDAGDRGRLSRTLGDLADLARTVNESDPHIDRLLTNGERVLDLARSKDRQLSQLLANVQVMLTELERRRAELSAFLGSGGRTVAAMTELIDAQQRRLVTLIEDLRGTLGTLRPTTGDFNELLAWAGPTLSGLSGAGGHGPWLEVLATGLGPLSPKDLAELARLLPADARGTRTPQGGRP, from the coding sequence ATGGCATCGCGATCGTTCCGCGACCTCAACAAGATCACCGTCGGGCTGGTGTCGTCCGGCACGCTGATCGCCCTGGTGGTCGCGGTCTACCTGGTCGGCACCCGCGGGCTGTTCCAGGACCGCTACACCGTCACCGGGGTGTTCGCCGAGACCGGCGGGCTGCGGGCCGGGGACGAGGTACGGGTCGCGGGCATCCGTTCGGGCGAGGTCACCGCGGTCACCCCCGACTACGCGCGCGGCCGGGTCCTGGTCACCTGGAAGGTGGACGGCGAGGTGCGCCTGGGCCCGGCCACCCGTGCCGAGGTCAAGGTGGAGAACATCCTCGGCGGCCGTTACCTGCGCCTGTCCGGTCCGGTCACCACCCCGCACCTGGCCGACCTGCCGGACGCCCGCCGCCGCGTCCCGCTGGAGCGGACCGGCACGCCCGCCACCGTCAACGACGTCCTGAACGACTCGACCAGGACCGTCACCAGGCTCGACAGCCGGTCCATCAACCGGATCGTCGCCGAGCTGGACCAGGTCGACGCCGGCGACCGGGGCAGGCTGAGCCGGACCCTGGGCGATCTCGCCGACCTCGCCCGGACCGTCAACGAGTCCGACCCGCACATCGACAGGCTGCTCACCAACGGCGAGCGGGTGCTCGACCTCGCCCGTTCCAAGGACCGGCAGCTCTCCCAGCTGCTGGCCAACGTCCAGGTCATGCTCACCGAGCTGGAACGGCGGCGGGCGGAGCTGTCGGCGTTCCTGGGAAGCGGCGGCCGCACGGTCGCGGCGATGACCGAACTGATCGACGCGCAGCAGCGGCGGCTCGTCACCCTCATCGAGGACCTGCGCGGCACCCTCGGCACCCTGCGTCCCACCACCGGCGACTTCAACGAGCTCCTGGCGTGGGCGGGCCCGACCCTGAGCGGGCTGTCGGGGGCCGGCGGCCACGGCCCCTGGCTGGAGGTCCTGGCCACCGGGCTGGGCCCGCTGTCCCCGAAGGACCTGGCCGAGCTGGCCCGGCTGCTGCCCGCCGACGCCCGCGGAACCCGTACGCCCCAGGGAGGCCGACCGTGA
- a CDS encoding PH domain-containing protein has protein sequence MRSYRTLLLMAFGAAFCIYLFVWCLELTVSGGLPDQSTSRLFGMAVIMAGLLLLGLVFTLSLRSRVIIGEDGLEIVHAFRRERLPWDEITGVWVRAESISYDVMVRTPEKEHNVLSVPVRPVGLPLPAERFDVPPPKAPRRLRKQYGWLREAWERHRTGHGQGVA, from the coding sequence ATGCGCAGCTACAGGACGCTGTTACTCATGGCTTTCGGGGCCGCCTTCTGCATCTACCTGTTCGTGTGGTGCCTCGAACTGACGGTATCGGGCGGGCTGCCCGACCAATCCACCTCCCGGCTGTTCGGAATGGCTGTGATCATGGCCGGTCTTCTCCTCCTCGGCCTGGTGTTCACGCTGTCCCTGCGCAGCCGGGTGATCATCGGGGAGGACGGCCTCGAGATCGTCCATGCCTTCCGGCGCGAGCGTCTTCCCTGGGATGAGATCACCGGCGTCTGGGTGCGTGCTGAATCCATCAGCTACGACGTGATGGTGCGAACGCCTGAGAAGGAGCACAACGTCCTTTCGGTTCCGGTCAGGCCGGTGGGGCTCCCCCTTCCCGCGGAGCGCTTCGACGTCCCTCCGCCCAAGGCGCCCCGGCGCTTGCGCAAGCAATATGGCTGGCTGCGTGAAGCCTGGGAACGGCACCGCACCGGGCACGGCCAGGGGGTGGCGTGA
- a CDS encoding MlaD family protein: MNAPTSRPAGDRDGPARPRRGRGRTVMAAVAVPLSLTLVAGTAGCSVQTIGAPRGDMVLTATFDDVQSLVIGHSVQISDIRVGTVTAIRLAGYRTKVTMSLRDDRRVPVGTTATIAKTSLLGENYVRLDLPPGRDMRTGPHLARGAAIAQTSVQPDLEQISGRLGPLLAALGGQDLATITGESATALDGKGRRLNRLIKQAADISGGYAAASADLGRAIDDLARLGGSLREGQARIDRLPGSITVATERLQADRAQLKRSVQQMLKLARSVNANVRQRHAERLADLLQRADRLLAAAVRGGQDLKELAAALLAFLRGPSVSHSGQALLFLWVKGFLPQPGAAAEATERRPWNELAGPRP; encoded by the coding sequence ATGAACGCACCGACGAGCCGGCCGGCCGGCGACCGCGACGGTCCGGCGCGCCCGCGCCGGGGGCGCGGGCGCACGGTCATGGCCGCGGTCGCCGTGCCGTTGTCGCTGACCCTGGTCGCGGGCACGGCCGGCTGCTCCGTCCAGACCATCGGGGCGCCCCGCGGCGACATGGTCCTCACCGCGACGTTCGACGACGTGCAGAGCCTGGTCATCGGCCACAGCGTCCAGATCTCCGACATCCGCGTCGGGACCGTCACCGCCATCCGCCTCGCCGGCTACCGCACCAAGGTCACCATGTCGCTGCGCGACGACCGGCGGGTCCCGGTCGGCACCACCGCCACCATCGCCAAGACCTCCCTGCTCGGCGAGAACTACGTACGCCTCGACCTGCCGCCGGGCAGGGACATGCGCACCGGCCCCCACCTGGCACGCGGCGCCGCGATCGCGCAGACCTCCGTGCAGCCGGACCTGGAGCAGATCAGCGGGCGGCTCGGCCCGCTGCTCGCCGCGCTGGGCGGCCAGGACCTGGCCACGATCACCGGCGAGTCCGCGACCGCGCTCGACGGCAAGGGACGCAGGCTCAACAGGCTCATCAAGCAGGCCGCCGACATCTCCGGCGGTTACGCCGCCGCGAGCGCGGACCTCGGCCGCGCCATCGACGACCTCGCCCGGCTCGGCGGCTCGCTGCGCGAAGGCCAGGCCCGGATCGACCGGCTGCCCGGCAGCATCACCGTCGCCACCGAACGCCTCCAGGCCGACCGCGCGCAGCTGAAACGCTCCGTGCAGCAGATGCTGAAGCTCGCCCGTTCGGTCAACGCGAACGTGCGGCAACGCCACGCCGAGCGCCTGGCCGACCTGCTCCAGCGGGCCGACCGGCTGCTCGCCGCGGCCGTCCGGGGAGGCCAGGACCTGAAGGAACTCGCCGCCGCCCTGCTGGCGTTCCTGCGCGGCCCGTCGGTCTCGCACAGCGGCCAGGCCCTGCTCTTCCTCTGGGTCAAGGGGTTCCTCCCGCAACCCGGAGCCGCCGCCGAGGCGACCGAGCGGCGGCCCTGGAACGAACTCGCCGGGCCCCGCCCATGA
- a CDS encoding MCE family protein produces the protein MRLQVRQPRIVVNLAFFTLLGVVLAVWAVRNIISVDALDRPFHVTAEFATSPGLNRDLEVTHLGVRVGRIGDVRLRQGHVDVRLDLDRGARVPAGAGARVLRKSAIGEPYIELTRPGRPGDAVLKEGDHIPVARTAPTVDYQELFTGLSDTLRSVDPRDARTLVHEAATGLQGRGDSINGIIADTHQLTGTLAAKAGTLDALSVELTRLTATLSGHRGEIASGTADLARLTASVRQNRRNLDTVLEEGPAALRDINRLLEASRPGLGCLLTAVATPTRPLLTPANSAKIDHVLEMVPTLQALVSDVTARDASGAYLRVTPVITIAGPRAPAEYTRPAPRPTVPEVKRCPAAARASGAARSPERRDRQAPAARAPSTPEAAESTLSARPAGSTGANDEPAAASRWLPLLPPAIGLLVLLGVAVRAVRTVGMRRRR, from the coding sequence ATGAGACTGCAGGTGAGACAGCCGCGCATCGTCGTCAACCTCGCCTTCTTCACCCTGCTGGGCGTGGTGCTGGCCGTGTGGGCCGTCCGGAACATCATCAGCGTCGACGCGCTCGACCGGCCGTTCCACGTCACCGCCGAGTTCGCCACCTCCCCCGGCCTGAACCGCGACCTGGAGGTCACGCACCTGGGCGTGCGGGTCGGCAGGATCGGCGACGTGCGGCTCCGCCAAGGCCATGTCGATGTACGGCTCGACCTTGACCGGGGCGCGCGCGTCCCGGCCGGCGCGGGCGCCCGCGTGCTGCGCAAGTCCGCGATCGGCGAGCCCTACATCGAGCTGACGCGGCCGGGACGGCCCGGAGACGCCGTCCTGAAGGAGGGCGACCACATCCCCGTCGCCCGCACCGCGCCCACCGTCGACTACCAGGAGCTGTTCACCGGGCTCAGCGACACCCTGCGCTCGGTCGACCCGCGCGACGCCCGGACGCTGGTGCACGAGGCGGCCACCGGGCTGCAGGGACGCGGCGACTCCATCAACGGCATCATCGCCGACACCCACCAGCTCACCGGCACCCTCGCGGCCAAGGCCGGCACCCTGGACGCGTTGTCGGTGGAACTCACCCGCCTCACCGCCACGCTGTCCGGCCACCGCGGCGAGATCGCCTCCGGCACCGCCGACCTGGCGCGGCTCACCGCCTCCGTACGGCAGAACCGGAGGAATCTCGACACGGTCCTGGAAGAGGGGCCGGCGGCGCTGCGCGATATCAACCGGCTCCTGGAGGCATCGCGCCCCGGCCTGGGATGCCTGCTCACGGCCGTGGCCACACCGACCCGGCCGCTCCTGACGCCCGCCAACTCGGCCAAGATCGACCATGTCCTGGAGATGGTCCCCACGCTCCAGGCCCTGGTCAGCGACGTCACCGCCCGGGACGCCTCCGGAGCGTACCTGCGGGTCACGCCCGTGATCACCATCGCCGGTCCCCGGGCCCCCGCCGAGTACACCAGGCCGGCCCCCCGCCCGACGGTGCCGGAGGTGAAACGGTGCCCGGCGGCGGCCAGGGCGTCCGGCGCGGCGCGATCCCCGGAGCGGCGCGACCGGCAGGCGCCCGCGGCGCGGGCACCGTCCACGCCGGAGGCGGCCGAGAGCACCCTGTCGGCCAGGCCGGCCGGCTCCACCGGCGCGAACGATGAGCCCGCGGCAGCGTCACGCTGGCTGCCGCTGCTTCCCCCGGCCATCGGCCTCCTGGTGCTGCTCGGCGTCGCCGTCCGCGCCGTGCGCACCGTGGGCATGCGTCGGCGGCGATGA
- a CDS encoding MCE family protein: MARTLRPGGRSPDREPARSARDRARLALAARVAAFVTVTGVLTAFIGAQIARVGFEDGRPFSATFDDASGLAPGDQVKIAGTPVGRVEGLRVVDGRARVDFTVNTSVTVPSDSEAAIRWRDAMGRRVVYLIPGTSTTPMRPGAHITRTRSVIDAGALIDQLAPLTRTVDPAQVNQVLVSLSQALDGNAGELDRLIVNVDRLSSTIAARRSTLKQMLADYATITQIIARRDRQIGRAIDDLVELSGAFADNRRLIDGALVELAAMARTSDKVLAGNARELAAVIARLSSFTASVRRNSGTVAEVMRSAEPKLRRIFAAFDNGRYAEAAIPCLTLAAPPCPYPTRLPGPRETAGGGGTGRAAGPAAGPGATRVDSTGALRRLLVGGS, translated from the coding sequence ATGGCACGGACGCTCCGGCCCGGCGGGCGCTCCCCCGACCGCGAGCCCGCGCGCTCGGCCCGCGACCGGGCGCGCCTGGCACTGGCGGCCCGGGTGGCGGCCTTCGTCACGGTGACCGGCGTGCTGACCGCGTTCATCGGCGCGCAGATCGCCCGGGTCGGCTTCGAGGACGGCCGCCCGTTCAGCGCCACCTTCGACGACGCCAGCGGGCTGGCCCCCGGCGACCAGGTCAAGATCGCGGGAACCCCGGTCGGCCGGGTGGAGGGGCTGCGGGTCGTCGACGGCCGCGCCCGGGTCGACTTCACCGTGAACACGTCGGTCACCGTGCCGTCCGACAGCGAGGCCGCGATCCGCTGGCGCGACGCCATGGGACGGCGGGTCGTCTACCTGATCCCCGGCACGTCCACGACCCCCATGCGGCCCGGCGCGCACATCACCCGGACCCGGTCGGTCATCGACGCCGGCGCGCTGATCGACCAGCTCGCGCCGCTGACCAGGACCGTCGACCCCGCGCAGGTGAACCAGGTGCTGGTGTCGCTGTCCCAGGCCCTGGACGGCAACGCCGGCGAGCTGGACCGGCTGATCGTGAACGTCGACCGGCTCTCCTCCACGATCGCGGCCCGCCGGAGCACCCTGAAGCAGATGCTGGCCGACTACGCCACGATCACCCAGATCATCGCCCGCCGCGACCGGCAGATCGGCCGGGCCATCGACGATCTGGTCGAGCTGAGCGGCGCGTTCGCCGACAACCGGCGGCTCATCGACGGCGCCCTGGTGGAGCTGGCGGCCATGGCCCGTACCTCGGACAAGGTCCTGGCCGGCAACGCCCGCGAGCTCGCGGCGGTGATCGCCCGGCTGTCGTCCTTCACCGCCTCGGTGCGGCGCAACAGCGGCACGGTGGCCGAGGTCATGCGCTCGGCGGAGCCCAAGCTGCGGCGTATCTTCGCCGCCTTCGACAACGGCCGTTACGCGGAGGCCGCCATCCCCTGCCTCACCCTCGCCGCGCCGCCCTGCCCGTACCCCACCCGCCTGCCGGGCCCGCGCGAGACCGCGGGCGGAGGCGGGACGGGACGGGCGGCCGGTCCGGCCGCCGGTCCCGGCGCCACGCGCGTGGACTCCACCGGCGCCCTGCGCCGCCTGCTGGTGGGAGGCTCCTGA
- a CDS encoding MlaD family protein yields the protein MNHDIPLRRALLISVLTVAAVALTVYALVARPLRAEGARLTAEFGHSGQGLGDGAPVKIRGVTVGSVERAELTERGRARLTLRMDPGVRVPATATAAIEPASAFGPKFVDLVPGTGERGGPYLASGAAIARTSDPQDLSDLLGQADATLSAVDATEVSTIVRTLAQGLQGQGARLRQTIDQTGTLADVAHRRRGEARRFIGDTADLTGTLASAGTGDQAVGIAGDAGTLIDTTAAGGRDRLGGFADRLAEISALVSHGFDKRGRQLGEGFRSGERAAAVVYAQLGLTGDAVRTGGKLLPLYGELTSLPGPGGKNYVRSQGWLPTDPCRLIIGLCGTTGGR from the coding sequence ATGAACCACGACATCCCGCTGCGCCGGGCGCTGCTCATCTCGGTGCTCACCGTCGCCGCGGTCGCGCTGACGGTGTACGCGCTGGTGGCCCGTCCGCTGCGGGCCGAGGGGGCCCGGCTGACCGCCGAGTTCGGGCACTCCGGCCAGGGGCTCGGCGACGGCGCCCCCGTCAAGATCCGCGGCGTGACCGTCGGGTCGGTGGAACGGGCGGAGCTGACCGAGCGCGGGCGGGCCCGCCTCACCCTGCGCATGGACCCGGGAGTACGCGTGCCCGCGACGGCCACCGCGGCGATCGAACCCGCCTCGGCGTTCGGCCCCAAGTTCGTCGACCTCGTCCCCGGTACGGGCGAGCGGGGCGGCCCCTACCTGGCGTCCGGCGCGGCCATCGCCCGCACCTCCGACCCGCAGGACCTGTCCGACCTGCTCGGCCAGGCCGACGCGACGCTGAGCGCGGTCGACGCCACCGAGGTCTCCACCATCGTGCGCACGCTCGCGCAGGGCCTCCAGGGACAGGGCGCGCGCCTGCGCCAGACCATCGACCAGACCGGGACGCTGGCGGACGTGGCGCACCGGCGCCGCGGCGAGGCCCGCCGCTTCATCGGTGACACCGCCGACCTCACCGGGACGCTGGCCTCCGCGGGCACGGGCGACCAGGCCGTCGGCATCGCCGGGGACGCCGGCACGCTCATCGATACGACCGCCGCGGGCGGCCGGGACCGGCTCGGCGGCTTCGCCGACCGGCTGGCGGAGATCTCGGCGCTGGTGTCGCACGGCTTCGACAAGCGGGGGCGCCAGCTCGGCGAGGGATTCAGGTCGGGTGAGCGGGCCGCCGCGGTCGTCTACGCCCAGCTCGGCCTGACCGGGGACGCCGTCCGCACGGGCGGGAAGCTGCTGCCGCTGTACGGGGAGCTGACCTCCCTGCCGGGCCCCGGAGGCAAGAACTACGTGCGCAGCCAGGGCTGGCTGCCCACCGACCCCTGCCGGTTGATCATCGGTCTGTGCGGTACGACGGGAGGCCGCTGA